In one window of Micromonospora cathayae DNA:
- the topA gene encoding type I DNA topoisomerase, giving the protein MPSNAKTTRLVIVESPAKAKTISGYLGPGYVVEASFGHVRDLPRNAADVPTKYKGEPWARLGVDVDNGFHALYVVSADRRQQITKLTRLAKEVDEIFLATDEDREGEAIAWHLVETLKPKVPVKRMVFHEITKPAIQAAVANPREIDRALVDAQEARRILDRLYGYEVSPVLWKKVMPKLSAGRVQSVATRIVVERERQRMAFRTAEYWDILASLSVAKPGEGPRSFSATLVALNGDRIATGKDFEPTTGRVKPGAGVVHLDEGGARGLAARLAGRPFTVTRVEEKPYRRRPYAPFITSTLQQEAARKLRFSSQQTMRTAQRLYENGYITYMRTDSVNLSETAIAAARRQIVELYGERSVPPEPRRYTGKVKNAQEAHEAIRPAGDNFRTPGDVAKELSGDEFKLYELIWRRTIASQMTDAVGSSVSVRIRAISSAQEEADFGATGKTITDPGFLRAYVESSDDENAEAEDAERRLPNLVKDQPLTADELAAQGHHTQPPSRYTEASLVKALEELGIGRPSTYASIMQTIQDRGYVTKRGQAMIPSFLAFAVIGLMERHYPRLVDYNFTASMENELDEIAGGDHAAVDFLTAFYFGSANGAGDQAIAHAGGLKKLVTENLTDIDARSVNSIPLFTDDEGREVVVRVGRYGPYLQRAVPGEAAHEGEEGGAPGDRAPLPEGLAPDELTPEKVHELFLGGGGERKLGDDPATGEPILLKSGRFGPYVSSGERKSSLLRTQSPDTLTFDEALKLLSLPRLVGVAPDGVEVFANNGRYGPYVKRGEEFRSLDSEEKMFTVTLDEALALLAAPKTRQRRAAAPPLREMGADPLTEKPLVIKDGRFGPYVTDGETNASLRRGQTPEALTVEEASEMLAEKRAKGPAPKKAAKKAAPAKKAPAKKTAAAKKAGDTKTPAAKKTPAKKTPAKKTTAPPRKSGVKPE; this is encoded by the coding sequence GTGCCGAGCAACGCCAAAACCACCCGTCTGGTCATCGTCGAGTCACCGGCGAAGGCCAAGACGATCTCGGGCTACCTGGGCCCGGGGTACGTCGTGGAGGCCAGCTTCGGGCACGTCCGCGACCTGCCCCGCAACGCCGCCGACGTGCCGACGAAGTACAAGGGCGAGCCGTGGGCCCGGCTCGGCGTCGACGTCGACAACGGCTTCCACGCCCTGTACGTGGTCTCCGCCGACCGGAGGCAGCAGATCACCAAGCTGACCCGGCTGGCCAAGGAGGTCGACGAGATCTTCCTGGCCACGGACGAGGACCGCGAGGGCGAGGCGATCGCCTGGCACCTGGTGGAGACCCTCAAGCCCAAGGTGCCGGTCAAGCGGATGGTCTTCCACGAGATCACCAAGCCGGCCATCCAGGCGGCGGTGGCGAACCCGCGCGAGATCGACCGGGCCCTGGTCGACGCCCAGGAGGCCCGCCGGATCCTCGACCGGCTCTACGGCTACGAGGTCTCGCCGGTGCTCTGGAAGAAGGTCATGCCGAAGCTCTCGGCGGGCCGGGTCCAGTCGGTCGCCACCCGGATCGTGGTGGAACGCGAGCGGCAGCGGATGGCGTTCCGCACCGCCGAGTACTGGGACATCCTCGCCAGCCTGTCCGTGGCGAAGCCCGGTGAGGGGCCGCGCAGCTTCTCCGCCACCCTGGTCGCGCTGAACGGCGACCGGATCGCCACCGGCAAGGACTTCGAGCCGACCACCGGCCGGGTGAAGCCCGGTGCCGGCGTGGTGCACCTCGACGAGGGTGGGGCCCGGGGGCTCGCCGCCCGCCTGGCGGGTCGGCCGTTCACGGTCACCCGGGTCGAGGAGAAGCCCTACCGGCGTCGCCCGTACGCGCCGTTCATCACCTCCACCCTCCAGCAGGAGGCGGCCCGCAAGCTCCGGTTCTCGTCCCAGCAGACGATGCGTACCGCGCAGCGGCTCTACGAGAACGGCTACATCACCTACATGCGTACCGACTCGGTGAACCTGTCGGAGACCGCCATCGCGGCGGCCCGCCGGCAGATCGTCGAGCTGTACGGCGAGCGCAGCGTGCCGCCGGAGCCGCGCCGCTACACCGGCAAGGTGAAGAACGCCCAGGAGGCGCACGAGGCGATCCGCCCGGCGGGGGACAACTTCCGTACCCCGGGGGACGTGGCCAAGGAACTGTCCGGCGACGAGTTCAAGCTCTACGAGCTGATCTGGCGGCGGACCATCGCCTCGCAGATGACCGACGCGGTCGGTTCCAGCGTGTCGGTGCGGATCCGGGCGATCTCCTCCGCCCAGGAGGAGGCCGACTTCGGGGCGACCGGCAAGACCATCACCGACCCGGGCTTCCTGCGCGCGTACGTCGAGTCGTCCGACGACGAGAACGCCGAGGCCGAGGACGCCGAGCGTCGGCTGCCCAACCTGGTCAAGGACCAGCCGTTGACCGCCGACGAGCTGGCCGCCCAGGGCCACCACACCCAGCCGCCGTCGCGCTACACCGAGGCGTCCCTGGTCAAGGCGCTGGAGGAGCTCGGCATCGGCCGCCCGTCCACCTACGCGTCGATCATGCAGACGATCCAGGACCGGGGGTACGTCACCAAGCGCGGCCAGGCGATGATCCCGTCGTTCCTGGCGTTCGCGGTGATCGGGCTGATGGAGCGGCACTACCCGCGCCTGGTCGACTACAACTTCACCGCCAGCATGGAGAACGAGCTGGACGAGATCGCCGGTGGTGACCACGCGGCGGTCGACTTCCTCACCGCGTTCTACTTCGGCAGCGCCAACGGGGCCGGTGACCAGGCCATCGCCCACGCGGGCGGGCTGAAGAAGCTGGTCACCGAGAACCTCACCGACATCGACGCGCGCAGCGTCAACTCGATCCCGCTGTTCACCGACGACGAGGGCCGCGAGGTGGTGGTCCGGGTCGGCCGGTACGGGCCGTACCTCCAGCGGGCGGTGCCGGGTGAGGCCGCGCACGAGGGCGAGGAGGGTGGTGCCCCCGGTGACCGGGCCCCGCTGCCGGAGGGGTTGGCCCCCGACGAGCTGACCCCGGAAAAGGTGCACGAGCTGTTCCTCGGCGGTGGCGGTGAGCGCAAGCTCGGCGACGACCCGGCGACCGGGGAGCCGATCCTGCTCAAGTCCGGCCGGTTCGGCCCGTACGTCTCCAGCGGGGAGCGGAAGTCGTCGCTGCTGCGCACCCAGTCACCGGACACGCTCACCTTCGACGAGGCGTTGAAGCTGCTCAGCCTGCCCCGGCTGGTCGGGGTGGCCCCCGACGGGGTGGAGGTGTTCGCCAACAACGGCCGCTACGGTCCGTACGTCAAGCGGGGTGAGGAGTTCCGTTCGCTGGACTCCGAGGAGAAGATGTTCACGGTCACCCTGGACGAGGCGTTGGCCCTGCTCGCCGCCCCGAAGACCCGCCAGCGTCGGGCCGCCGCGCCGCCGTTGCGGGAGATGGGTGCCGACCCGCTGACCGAGAAGCCGCTGGTGATCAAGGACGGTCGGTTCGGCCCGTACGTCACCGACGGCGAGACGAACGCGTCGCTGCGCCGGGGGCAGACGCCGGAGGCGCTGACCGTCGAGGAAGCCTCGGAGATGCTTGCCGAGAAGCGGGCCAAGGGTCCCGCCCCGAAGAAGGCCGCCAAGAAGGCCGCCCCGGCGAAGAAGGCCCCGGCGAAGAAGACGGCGGCTGCCAAGAAGGCCGGGGACACGAAGACCCCGGCCGCCAAGAAGACCCCGGCCAAGAAGACGCCCGCGAAGAAGACCACGGCCCCGCCGAGGAAGTCCGGCGTCAAACCGGAGTGA
- a CDS encoding D-arabinono-1,4-lactone oxidase produces MVRTTSVDTAWSNWAGNQRSVAETVLRPHDTTEVASAVRAAVETGARIRPVGSGHSFTGIAATDGRRMELTDLAEPVRVDRERRLVTVPAGMTLRALNELLAGHGLALPNLGDIDAQTISGALATGTHGTGARLGCLATAVEALTLVTGTGEVLRCTADEHPDVFAAARVGLGALGVVTELTLRCVDAFTLLAHERPAKLADVLADLPTLLEGHDHVEFYWFPYTDRVQVKTNDRVADDDRPLAPWRGWLDDDFLANTVFERACRLGRASPRLVPTIAAVSARALTERRYTGRSDRIFCTPRRVRFVEMEYGLPRAALGEALTALRRIVDGLPFKVLFPVEVRFTAPDDIWLSHGYGRESVYLAVHQYVGMPYEPYFRAFEAVAEGLGGRPHWGKLHYRDAASLAPVYPRFHDFQTLRTRLDPHRVFTNPYLTRVLG; encoded by the coding sequence ATGGTTCGGACGACATCCGTCGACACCGCCTGGTCGAACTGGGCGGGCAACCAGCGCAGCGTCGCCGAGACGGTACTGCGGCCCCACGACACCACCGAGGTGGCCTCGGCGGTCCGGGCCGCCGTCGAGACCGGCGCCCGGATCAGGCCGGTCGGCAGCGGCCACTCGTTCACCGGCATCGCCGCCACCGACGGGCGGCGGATGGAGCTGACCGACCTGGCCGAGCCGGTCCGGGTGGACCGGGAGCGCCGGCTGGTCACGGTGCCCGCCGGGATGACCCTGCGTGCGCTCAACGAACTGCTCGCCGGGCACGGCCTGGCCCTGCCCAACCTGGGCGACATCGACGCGCAGACCATCTCCGGCGCGCTCGCCACCGGCACCCACGGCACCGGCGCGCGGCTGGGCTGCCTGGCCACCGCCGTCGAGGCGTTGACGCTGGTCACCGGTACCGGGGAGGTGCTGCGCTGCACCGCCGACGAGCACCCGGACGTGTTCGCCGCCGCCCGGGTGGGGCTCGGTGCGCTCGGCGTCGTCACCGAGCTGACCCTGCGCTGCGTGGACGCCTTCACCCTGCTCGCCCACGAACGCCCGGCGAAGCTGGCCGACGTGCTGGCCGACCTGCCCACCCTGCTGGAAGGGCACGACCACGTCGAGTTCTACTGGTTCCCGTACACCGACCGGGTGCAGGTCAAGACCAACGACCGGGTGGCCGACGACGACCGGCCGCTGGCACCCTGGCGGGGCTGGCTGGACGACGACTTCCTGGCGAACACCGTCTTCGAGCGGGCCTGCCGGCTCGGCCGGGCGTCACCCCGGCTGGTCCCGACGATCGCCGCGGTCAGCGCGCGGGCGCTGACCGAACGCCGCTACACCGGCCGCTCGGACCGGATCTTCTGCACCCCGCGCCGGGTCCGTTTCGTGGAGATGGAGTACGGCCTGCCGCGCGCCGCCCTCGGCGAGGCGTTGACCGCGCTGCGCCGGATCGTCGACGGGCTGCCGTTCAAGGTGCTGTTCCCGGTCGAGGTGCGGTTCACCGCCCCGGACGACATCTGGCTGTCGCACGGGTACGGGCGGGAGTCCGTCTACCTGGCCGTGCACCAGTACGTCGGGATGCCGTACGAGCCGTACTTCCGGGCGTTCGAGGCGGTCGCCGAGGGGTTGGGCGGTCGCCCGCACTGGGGCAAGCTGCACTACCGGGACGCGGCTTCCCTCGCCCCCGTCTACCCCCGCTTCCACGACTTCCAGACCCTCCGCACCCGCCTGGACCCCCACCGGGTCTTCACCAACCCCTACCTGACCCGCGTGCTCGGCTGA